In the Rhododendron vialii isolate Sample 1 chromosome 2a, ASM3025357v1 genome, TTTTTCACAGTGGTCACTTCCAGtaaaagaagcaagaaagtaATTTAGCAGTTCAAATGACAAAATCAAGGAAAAGTAAACAACGGTAGAGATCAGGAAATATAGTCAGATATTCTGAAATGGACAAAGTAATTTCATCCCTACTTCTGTTTCTTCCTCTTTCTAATTGCCAAGAAGATCATAATGGCACAAGTTCATCCCTTCCATGAGCAATTAACCGATCATCAATCACATTTTCGTCATGGATGGATGTAAATCTCACGACAACTGATTAGAAGAAACTCATACACTACAACTGTGCAGATTCAACAGAGAAACTTGACTGGAAAGTATAGCAACAGGAAATGATTCACCGGAATTGGTGGTCAAGATAGGCCTGTCGCCTGCAAACAAAACAGAGAAATTTCAtcagttttcagttttgaaAACGGCATAATTTCCTACATCTGATATCTTGAACCTCGCCGTTTTTAGATGGATTTTCTGATGAAATCAGTTTTTAGGAAATATCATCAGCTCCTTTCCCCATTACCGAACTTGTTCATCCCAGGGCCATATTTGCTGCAGGCTGCAATTATAAGTCCTCAAAGCTACAGAAACAAATCAGTCACCTGTACAAATTATAACCACTCCAAGGGGACAATTCAGTTGTTGCTACCAACATGCTCAAAGCGTTCGGTTTttggatttgtggagggaaaagaAACAGGAATTAATGGTAAAAGACAGAAGAAAGCTTCGATATCATTGAGCATCAAAAACCAAGGCCCAAAAATAGTCGCACGTGAAGGGAAAATTTGCATGACACGAATTTAGCATCCCGAAACTATAGCACTGTTCCCTTAGACAAAACATGAAATTTGCTGAATGTCACTTTTGCCACTATACACCATTTCCAACTTCTGCCATCACGAAGCCACGGTACCAGTACCAAAATTCCCATTAACCACCATTTCACCAAGCATGTCTTGCTCATTTTTATAAACTTGAGGTGTGGCCGTTGAGGTTTTCCTAGAAAAGGATTCTTTATGCTTCCTCCTCCGATTGGTGGTTAAAAACCCATTTGCAAGGGCTTCTAATGCTCTCGCTGTTGGTGGCCTATTCCTTGTGCCTTGCCTTCTGAAATTACCAGTCAAATCAGCAGAGGGTACTGGTGCACTAGAATTTTGTGGAATTTCGGAAGATTGGTCATCTCCACCATTCCTCAACTCCACTACGGAGCCTTCAGCAGTTTCCGAATATGGCGAAACCTGAGGTAAGTTCAGGTCAATCAGTGTGGGGGATTCAGTTTTCTCATTAGGACAGAAAACGCCATCATGTGCCTCAGTAGCACTGCCCCTTGAAGAGATGGTGGATGAGACCTGTTCTTGAGTTGAATCCAACCCATAGAGGCTTTTCTCACTTGAACAATTCTTCTCTTGTCCCAAACTAAGGCTCACTGAGGAACTGAGCAAGCAATGGCTTAACTCAGACTGAGTACCAGGCAATAATTTCCTACGCCGTTTTGTTAATGGGACTAAGAAGCTCAAACTGCTTTCCTTCACCCTCCGGCCACACTTTAGAGGCTTTCTTGGCTTGTCATCACCGGAACTTTTGCAGGCATCACCGGAACTTTTGCAGGCCTTAGAGCTTTTTATGCATGCATTGACGAAAAATGAAGTTTTAATCGGAACCCCTCGGTCTGAATTGCCCATTTCAAGATATTTCTCAGTGGGCAAATCACCAATAGCAGATGACATATTCTttaaatttgaaccattgataTCCTTTTGATCAAAGAACATGGTATTGTGCTCCTCATAATGACTTCTAGAGGCGGTCTTTTTTGTGACTTCAAATGGGGAGGTTTTCAATTCCCTCACCTTAAACAACTTCCCATTCTTTAGGCTTGTATCCACAACAGTTAACTTCACGAGATCTGAATTGCGATTTGGAGTTCGAGCCTTAAGATAAGATGGTCGTTCCAATTTTGTATCAAGACTTCTTTCTATTGTTTCATTATTTCCGTTTCTTTCATCTGCATCGGTGTCAAGCTCAAGAAGAGAAGGATCTGAAGCAACTCTTTTCAAAACATCAGCAACACAATCAAAATAGTGGTTTCCCTTTTCTAATCTCTTTCTTGAAAACTTTTTAACACCGGGCATAAGAAAGACCAAAGAGTCTATGTAACCAGCCTCAGTATCCCTAGGTTGCTCTGAGTGCCAACCTCTTGCTAGCAAACGGGGCCAAATGGCTTCCCAAAATAAATCACTTGACCGAGCTTTACTTAACCGAGAATCACCTGTCAGAAACTTGGTGATTTCACTAGGTGAAAGAGAAGACCATACTTTTCCAATTGGTACCTCTGGGTGGGTAGGATTGACACGGTTGTACTTTGACGTCTCCAAGGCAATTCTTGTTAGATCTCGCTTCCTTTTACCAATTCCCACTGCCTCCACAAGACTCTTCACTCCAACAGTGGATTTTAAAGTCGAGACGTATTTCTCTAGTGATACTTTTCCCTCTCCGAATTTCTTGGAAACCTGTCAAATGATACTCAAAAGTTAAGCAGGATTTTATGTTTCTTGGACACCTGACAAAGGAAAAATCTAGCTATATGATAATAGAGAGAGTTCCAGCTAATCTAACAAGCCCTTCATTCACTGTACGATTCTGCAAAAAATTCATGAGATCAGGGATCGGAACAGATCTTAAACCTATACAAGCAAATGGAAAAACAATTACGTGTGGTAAAGCATAAGAGCTCTCCAAATTAAACTGCTACAAAATCTGGTTAAGAGATCACGAGTTTGAAAGGGATTAACTGAGAATTTAGAAAACTAAGATAAATCACTTGTTATTTCAATCTTTACATGAACACTTGTTATTCCTTTTCAAATTGTTATTTCTGATTTCTCAAGTTTTcacaataaaaagaaagggCAAATAGAAGGGGCTTCAACAGGAAGTTTGTTTCAGTGGAGTCGTTCTCAGGCTATCACGTATCTAACTTAAGAAGAATTCCACTTTTTGGTCAGTAAGATTACCAAAAAGAGAGATACACAATGAGCACTAATGGCCCGAAAAACCATGCTGAGAAGGCTACAACACCCTTGACGATGAGAAACTCTTAAGACATGGCCTAGCGTACAAGTAGGGTGAACCCTCAAATCCCAAGGGCATAGATCAAGATACCAAAGTACCGAACACAACACATAAAAGAAGCCCAACAATCCAAACAACACATGATCTCTCACAACACCATCTCATCGCCTTTACATTCACAATACTCGTATCGCCCTCAACTGTATCGAAATCTCGGATATAGTCTACCTATGAACTTCTAAATATCCATTAGAGAATACGAAATAGCTAGTGAAGATGCTGAAACTGCTCAATTAACCTTGGTAGATGGGAAACAATGACAATACATACTCTTTATCTACCTGGAGAACACGTTACGTCTCTTGCAGGGAAAATTCCTCCTAAAAAAGtgttaagaaaaaataaagaaactgAAACTTAATAACCATACAAAAACGAGAACTCAAGTAAAAATTGTGGCCAACAACAGGGATTTGAACCACAAACTTCTTCAAATGATTAGGACAAACTTGGAAAAACACGAAACAATTTTTAGAGTTCATTATGCATTACATGTGCATATATGAGCTTCTCTATGATCATTTCACCCTAGTCTAGCCCTCTAGAAtacaatgaaaaagaaaaggcaatcaTCGACACTACGTAAAAGCACTTCAGAAAGTACCTCCAACATAGTATTTTGGCATGCTTCTGACACATGGAGACACAATCGAGACAACAGTTCTTGTTGCCTCAATCCAGTGAAAATTCTTGGCCCATAAGCACACCTTTTGCTCCTCAACTTTCGGCAATCTGACCATCTAAGGTATTCATCAGACTTGTAAAACTTACCATAGTAATGTGAGAGTATATCCCCCATAGTCTTAGTGTCAATAAATCTCCTCACTTGAACAAGGTTTTTCCCAAAGATATATAAACCAAGGAGGAAACTTGCCTCTTCAATATCACTCCATGAACTACCACAGGAGCCCGGGACTAAACAGTATCCTTCACCTCCGTATTTCTGATGCATTTGTCTCTTCATTTCCCGTTCCAAAGTTAAGTTATTTGAATCTCCTGAATCAGCACTATGATTGGAATCTTCAACTTTTAAGGTAAGACCAGTTGCCTTGCTGCTGTGGGCTTCAGAGTGCcgatttttgttcaatttgccATTAGGGTCACCAAGAAatttcttccctttttgtttCATAGACCTTACCTCTGTATTGATCCGTGTGATTGGAATGGGCAAACCAATTAGAAAATCACAGGGAACAAAATCCACACATCCTTCCTCAAATGGGTCTTTTGAATACAAAAGATACTCAGATTCTGTCATTAGCTGAGGAATTTCAACCTGGTACTGATCTCCAACTCTAGGAATCACCTCTCGATCTCCCCAGACACTGAACTCATCAAAGGAATCTTGAGAAAGTACCCGATCCACAAATGTGTCATCTATGCCTTCCCCATTGTGAGTCAGTTGAACTGAATCATGCTGCTAAATAAATGAAATAGAATAAACCATTTCAGAGACATGAATCTGATGCAAGACTTAGGACTTGGTACTGATTGAATTCTTGAAGAAGCAACAAAAGTCCCACTAGCACTTAAATAACTTTGACAAGTGAGTGAATGTGCATGGAAGTGATGCAAATTCTTGGAATCCGAAACAGATAATCAGTTGAATTGATTTACAGACATAACTTAACTGCTCATATGTTCCTAGGATCATCCTTAGTCAGTTAATCGgttccatacggtagcaaatgTGAGCTTTAACTACTGAAATAGGATGAAAGAGAGATAACCATCAACCTACCAAAAGACCTTCAAGAAAACCAACATGCCtaattcagtttttttccccctttaaaTCCTAACATTGGGCAATCTCAAATGTGTCACGGTGATCCATTTTCTCAAGAATTACTAAATTGGACAAAAGACGATTATGACCAACTTACTTGAAAATCTCACTTATAAGATTCCATTGGGAATTCCTCAACAAAAATATGAACTCTCTTCTTTGAAATCTTGCCCAAGTCCATGGCATGCTCTAATCTTACTATATTGACGAATGAAGAGGAAGACTACAACATTGGCCTGTAGGTTAGCCGGATTAGATATGCTAGAGTTTACAGACCGTATTACGCGATACCCTTGCCTCACAAACAGGCTCAGCCCCAATAACCTCCCCCCAACTCACCCCGGAGTTGAATTCACAAGCGCAGGTCATGAGGTGTCTCATACTAATCAGGATTCACAAACTCAACATGGCAAAAAAGATGCATTTAGCTGACCTTGGTGCATGGATGTCGCCGGTCTGAGTTGTAAGATGGGGAAACACGACTTAGTTTGGCTTGGTACATAACTACATAACAATGAAAAAACTACAATACAAGAGGAAGAAAGGGGCAGGCCTGAAAAACCCCATCTAAGCTGAGGATATGTTTTGCAAACCATGAAAAATAAGGAAACCCCAGGTCTCATTTTGAACTCAAGCGGAAACCCACAACGAACCCCGACTCGAAAAACCGAAACTTTAACATAGAAATTGCTACAATATAACAGGCACATTAACCCAAGAATACCAACAAGCAACAAAATATCGACCTCGAACACAGTCAAATTATGAAAAATGAACACCCCCAAGAACACCACAGGTGAATTAGATTCACTACAGCGAATACATAAAGAAGGTACTTCCATCCGTTCTACAAGTAACATTAtgatctcaaaaaaaaaaacaacaccaCCCAaccatcttttcttttcattctttctttttttttttgaccattgAATTTGAAACAGAGAAAAACACGCCAAATCGTATTAATAGCAGGACCAAAATATATAAGCAAATCATACCGAAACACAAGAGTCTTTATGTACAAATGTATGACatgatagaaaagaaaaaaactgaccTCCATGGAAGCACCAAAATGTTGAAGGCCACGTGAAGAAGCGAACCTGAGCAAATGGGTCTTCGTTATAATAAGCaaaaaacataagaaaaaaCTATATAAACATAACAAGATGTACGTGTGGTGAAGAAAGGTTTTGCCTGTAGGAGAGCTGAGGGTTCATGGCTTACCAAGGTTCGATTGGGAGGGAGGGAGCCcgagagaggaaaaaaga is a window encoding:
- the LOC131317682 gene encoding uncharacterized protein LOC131317682 isoform X2 translates to MEHDSVQLTHNGEGIDDTFVDRVLSQDSFDEFSVWGDREVIPRVGDQYQVEIPQLMTESEYLLYSKDPFEEGCVDFVPCDFLIGLPIPITRINTEVRSMKQKGKKFLGDPNGKLNKNRHSEAHSSKATGLTLKVEDSNHSADSGDSNNLTLEREMKRQMHQKYGGEGYCLVPGSCGSSWSDIEEASFLLGLYIFGKNLVQVRRFIDTKTMGDILSHYYGKFYKSDEYLRWSDCRKLRSKRCAYGPRIFTGLRQQELLSRLCLHVSEACQNTMLEVSKKFGEGKVSLEKYVSTLKSTVGVKSLVEAVGIGKRKRDLTRIALETSKYNRVNPTHPEVPIGKVWSSLSPSEITKFLTGDSRLSKARSSDLFWEAIWPRLLARGWHSEQPRDTEAGYIDSLVFLMPGVKKFSRKRLEKGNHYFDCVADVLKRVASDPSLLELDTDADERNGNNETIERSLDTKLERPSYLKARTPNRNSDLVKLTVVDTSLKNGKLFKVRELKTSPFEVTKKTASRSHYEEHNTMFFDQKDINGSNLKNMSSAIGDLPTEKYLEMGNSDRGVPIKTSFFVNACIKSSKACKSSGDACKSSGDDKPRKPLKCGRRVKESSLSFLVPLTKRRRKLLPGTQSELSHCLLSSSVSLSLGQEKNCSSEKSLYGLDSTQEQVSSTISSRGSATEAHDGVFCPNEKTESPTLIDLNLPQVSPYSETAEGSVVELRNGGDDQSSEIPQNSSAPVPSADLTGNFRRQGTRNRPPTARALEALANGFLTTNRRRKHKESFSRKTSTATPQVYKNEQDMLGEMVVNGNFGTGTVAS
- the LOC131317682 gene encoding uncharacterized protein LOC131317682 isoform X1 — protein: MEQHDSVQLTHNGEGIDDTFVDRVLSQDSFDEFSVWGDREVIPRVGDQYQVEIPQLMTESEYLLYSKDPFEEGCVDFVPCDFLIGLPIPITRINTEVRSMKQKGKKFLGDPNGKLNKNRHSEAHSSKATGLTLKVEDSNHSADSGDSNNLTLEREMKRQMHQKYGGEGYCLVPGSCGSSWSDIEEASFLLGLYIFGKNLVQVRRFIDTKTMGDILSHYYGKFYKSDEYLRWSDCRKLRSKRCAYGPRIFTGLRQQELLSRLCLHVSEACQNTMLEVSKKFGEGKVSLEKYVSTLKSTVGVKSLVEAVGIGKRKRDLTRIALETSKYNRVNPTHPEVPIGKVWSSLSPSEITKFLTGDSRLSKARSSDLFWEAIWPRLLARGWHSEQPRDTEAGYIDSLVFLMPGVKKFSRKRLEKGNHYFDCVADVLKRVASDPSLLELDTDADERNGNNETIERSLDTKLERPSYLKARTPNRNSDLVKLTVVDTSLKNGKLFKVRELKTSPFEVTKKTASRSHYEEHNTMFFDQKDINGSNLKNMSSAIGDLPTEKYLEMGNSDRGVPIKTSFFVNACIKSSKACKSSGDACKSSGDDKPRKPLKCGRRVKESSLSFLVPLTKRRRKLLPGTQSELSHCLLSSSVSLSLGQEKNCSSEKSLYGLDSTQEQVSSTISSRGSATEAHDGVFCPNEKTESPTLIDLNLPQVSPYSETAEGSVVELRNGGDDQSSEIPQNSSAPVPSADLTGNFRRQGTRNRPPTARALEALANGFLTTNRRRKHKESFSRKTSTATPQVYKNEQDMLGEMVVNGNFGTGTVAS